From Rhododendron vialii isolate Sample 1 chromosome 10a, ASM3025357v1, the proteins below share one genomic window:
- the LOC131303292 gene encoding uncharacterized protein LOC131303292 produces MQKRYVEGFVKKNHTPTFILTSQNKTIFEKQKFNAPIISPASPQQRPRTVDCGIIVCYIIDKLAQGDRIPESLTTDEIRQYRVLLLQRFLYDKPRTWTEALWKDRNLKTD; encoded by the exons ATGCAGAAAAGATATGTTGAAGGATTCGTGAAGAAAAACCATACCCCAACATTCATCCTCAcatcacaaaacaaaacaatctttgaaaagcaaaaatttAATGCTCCGATAATCTCACCCGCATCTCCGCAACAAAGACCTAGAAC CGTTGACTGTGGAATTATAGTCTGCTACATCATTGACAAGCTTGCACAGGGAGATCGCATCCCTGAGTCATTGACAACTGATGAAATCAGACAATACAGAGTGTTATTGTTGCAAAGGTTCCTGTATGATAAACCAAGAACATGGACAGAAGCTCTTTGGAAAGACCGAAACTTGAAGACGGACTAG